In Candidatus Edwardsbacteria bacterium, the following are encoded in one genomic region:
- a CDS encoding SagB/ThcOx family dehydrogenase — protein MTLEETLSKRRSVRNFANVPVTLGEISQLLWSAQGITSERGYRTAPSAGASYPLEIYLLIGKADSLAPGLYRYLPGSHQLTLVLKGDIRESIAAAALGQKCVRTAPAIIVIAAVYDRVKARYGERGIRYTDMEAGHVGQNISLQAVALGLGTVMVGAFDDRAMKDVLKLGKDEVPLYLIPVGHAETEKAR, from the coding sequence ATGACTCTGGAAGAGACATTGAGCAAAAGACGTTCGGTAAGAAATTTTGCCAATGTTCCGGTGACCCTCGGTGAAATATCGCAACTGCTCTGGTCTGCCCAGGGTATAACAAGCGAGCGAGGATACCGAACCGCACCCTCGGCAGGGGCGTCCTATCCCTTAGAGATATATCTTTTAATAGGCAAGGCAGACAGCCTGGCTCCCGGGTTATACAGATACCTGCCGGGATCCCACCAACTGACACTCGTTTTAAAAGGGGATATCCGGGAAAGCATTGCTGCCGCCGCACTCGGACAGAAATGCGTAAGAACAGCGCCGGCAATCATAGTGATCGCAGCGGTATACGACAGGGTAAAGGCCCGATATGGAGAGCGAGGGATACGGTACACTGATATGGAAGCAGGCCATGTCGGGCAGAACATATCCCTGCAGGCAGTGGCTCTGGGGCTGGGAACGGTCATGGTGGGCGCATTTGACGACCGGGCCATGAAGGATGTATTGAAATTGGGCAAAGACGAAGTGCCGTTATATCTGATACCCGTTGGGCATGCGGAAACTGAAAAAGCGAGGTAA
- a CDS encoding DUF3467 domain-containing protein yields MEQNPQNQINIELGEKEAEGVYSNLALIAHSPSEFIIDFARVLPGIPKAKIYSRIVTTPQHAKMLLNALEDNIKKFEAQFGAIKTFGPENRGIGFKIGDEKNGEKK; encoded by the coding sequence ATGGAACAGAACCCACAGAACCAGATTAACATTGAACTGGGGGAAAAAGAGGCCGAAGGCGTTTATTCCAACCTGGCGCTGATAGCCCATTCCCCTTCGGAATTTATCATAGACTTTGCCCGGGTGCTTCCCGGGATCCCCAAAGCCAAGATCTATTCCCGGATCGTTACCACACCCCAGCATGCCAAGATGCTGCTTAACGCGCTGGAGGATAATATCAAGAAATTCGAGGCCCAGTTCGGAGCCATCAAGACCTTCGGGCCGGAGAACCGGGGAATAGGTTTTAAGATCGGAGACGAGAAGAACGGCGAAAAGAAATAA